The Papaver somniferum cultivar HN1 chromosome 3, ASM357369v1, whole genome shotgun sequence genome includes a region encoding these proteins:
- the LOC113361989 gene encoding uncharacterized protein LOC113361989 — MITCSYVLCRPSTSSGPCSSISCSSEIIQFGCESDYEMRCINEMRLGIFFYSCPNSLKPGILFVGIHPSEDGSLARCTLNHHILLKWILKCNSKLFDLSVSDLKPSAATSYFKCCRFLFFKDTT; from the exons ATGATTACTTGCAGTTATGTACTATGCAGACCTTCAACTTCTAGTGGACCATGTTCTTCGATCTCCT GTTCTAGCGAAATCATACAGTTTGGGTGTGAATCCGACTATGAAATGAGATGCATTAACGAGATGCGCttgggtatttttttttattcttgtcCCAACAGTTTGAAACCTGGAATTTTGTTCGTTGGTATACATCCATCCGAG GATGGCTCTCTTGCTCGTTGCACTCTCAATCACCACATACTTCTGAAAT GGATCTTAAAATGCAATAGCAAGCTCTTTGACCTATCAGTTTCTGACTTAAAACCAAGTGCAGCTACTTCCTATTTCAAGTGTTGCAGATTCCTCTTCTTCAAAGACACCACCTGA